In a genomic window of Flavobacteriales bacterium TMED191:
- a CDS encoding TraR/DksA family transcriptional regulator, with product MNKSELEKIKHKISLELQNTIQSIRKYKKLTQPISPENAIGRVSRMDAINNKSVVEAALRKSEEKLKKLKMVKKNISNKDFGICIRCKTQIPIGRLMIIPESTKCVNCA from the coding sequence ATGAACAAAAGCGAATTAGAAAAAATTAAACATAAAATATCTCTAGAATTGCAAAACACTATTCAGTCGATTCGAAAATATAAAAAATTAACTCAACCAATAAGCCCTGAAAATGCTATAGGAAGAGTTTCTAGAATGGATGCAATAAATAATAAAAGTGTAGTAGAAGCAGCACTAAGAAAATCAGAAGAAAAATTAAAAAAACTTAAAATGGTGAAAAAAAATATTTCTAATAAAGATTTTGGAATTTGTATTAGATGCAAAACTCAGATTCCTATTGGAAGGCTGATGATTATACCAGAAAGCACTAAGTGTGTTAATTGTGCATAA
- a CDS encoding glutathione peroxidase, with amino-acid sequence MTKLLSHLIFLCSSIVFSQSFYDLSIEGIDGDLISFSEFKGKNVLIVNVASKCGYTSQYEDLQQLSEDFDNLVILGVPCNQFANQEPKNELEIKQFCINNYGVSFPMTRKVKVRGYNIHPVYQWLTQKKLNKVGDFSVKWNFNKFLVNKKGELISHFPSRIKPLSSDITKLIK; translated from the coding sequence ATGACAAAATTATTATCACATCTTATTTTTTTATGTAGTAGCATTGTTTTTTCACAATCCTTTTACGATCTATCAATTGAAGGTATTGACGGCGATTTGATTTCTTTTTCGGAATTTAAAGGTAAAAATGTATTAATTGTGAATGTTGCATCTAAATGCGGTTACACATCTCAGTATGAAGACTTACAACAATTAAGCGAAGATTTTGATAATCTTGTTATTTTAGGAGTTCCTTGCAATCAATTTGCTAATCAGGAACCTAAAAACGAATTAGAAATAAAGCAGTTTTGTATTAATAATTATGGTGTAAGCTTTCCAATGACAAGAAAAGTCAAGGTAAGGGGCTATAATATACATCCAGTATATCAATGGTTAACACAAAAAAAACTTAACAAAGTTGGAGACTTCTCAGTAAAATGGAATTTTAACAAGTTTCTTGTCAACAAAAAAGGCGAATTGATTAGTCATTTCCCAAGTAGAATTAAGCCATTAAGCAGTGATATTACAAAACTTATTAAATAG
- a CDS encoding YigZ family protein, with translation MLFDVTYKEIKTETSSVYVERGSKFIAYTFRVYDEKEAKTKINEIKKSEPSANHYCYAYVLNPDKSNYRINDDGEPKSTAGRQIYKQIQKFQLTNILIVVVRYFGGIKLGIPGLIRCYSTSALLAIEKTKILTKDIEEKYYLHFRYNEINEVMKLMKEYNLRIIEKKFDSNCKLTFMVPKIKSKIIIKRIKENHKLSLL, from the coding sequence ATGTTGTTTGATGTAACATATAAAGAAATTAAAACCGAAACTAGTAGTGTCTACGTTGAAAGAGGAAGTAAATTCATCGCATATACCTTTCGTGTATATGATGAAAAAGAAGCCAAAACAAAAATAAATGAAATTAAAAAATCTGAGCCATCAGCAAATCATTATTGTTATGCCTATGTATTAAACCCTGACAAATCGAACTATAGGATTAATGATGATGGTGAACCAAAATCAACTGCAGGAAGACAAATTTATAAACAAATTCAAAAATTTCAATTAACAAATATTTTAATTGTTGTAGTACGTTATTTTGGTGGAATAAAACTAGGGATTCCTGGTCTAATTAGATGTTACAGCACTTCTGCTTTATTAGCAATTGAAAAAACCAAAATTTTAACAAAAGATATTGAAGAAAAATATTATTTACATTTTAGATATAATGAAATTAATGAAGTAATGAAATTAATGAAGGAATATAATTTAAGAATTATAGAAAAAAAATTTGATTCCAATTGTAAATTAACTTTTATGGTACCAAAAATAAAATCTAAAATCATAATAAAAAGAATTAAAGAAAATCATAAATTATCACTCTTATGA
- a CDS encoding deoxyribodipyrimidine photolyase, whose protein sequence is MKTDYHQILQLVNNLDLSNYAKSRNFINGSVSMLSPYISRGLLSTKIIVDHLSSKYSSLTKFEKFIQELAWRDYWQIVWKYKNINNDIKRKQLDVRQFGIPTSILNASTGIEAVDKSVNSLYETGYVHNHARMYISSIICNIAKCHWKIPAQWFYYHLLXGDWGSNALSWQWVSGTNSSKKYYANQSNINLFCHTNQKNTFLDIDYDQLTKIDTPVVLKEVEQPILETTSINFKQFDLDFEKPLLIYNYYNVDPKWKCDLDANRVFLIEPGILIDYPIGEKAMNFTIELAKNISGINFYFGSFNNLVKDFTVDNIYYKEHPLNSHYRGNMDHRDWIFQDENYYSSFFKFWNSNKQILGF, encoded by the coding sequence ATGAAAACAGATTATCATCAAATTCTTCAATTAGTTAATAACCTAGATTTATCAAATTATGCTAAATCTAGAAACTTTATTAATGGAAGCGTATCAATGTTGTCCCCATATATATCCAGGGGCTTATTGTCAACAAAAATCATTGTTGATCATTTATCATCTAAGTATTCTAGCTTGACTAAATTTGAGAAATTTATTCAAGAACTTGCATGGCGTGATTACTGGCAAATTGTTTGGAAATACAAGAATATCAATAATGATATAAAAAGAAAACAATTAGATGTACGACAATTTGGAATACCAACATCGATTTTAAACGCCTCAACAGGAATCGAGGCAGTTGATAAATCTGTAAACTCTTTATATGAAACTGGTTATGTGCATAATCATGCTAGAATGTATATTTCTAGTATTATATGTAATATTGCTAAATGTCATTGGAAAATTCCTGCTCAATGGTTTTATTATCATTTATTAGANGGAGATTGGGGAAGTAATGCGTTGAGTTGGCAATGGGTTTCAGGAACAAATAGCTCAAAAAAATACTATGCTAACCAATCTAATATTAATTTATTTTGCCATACTAATCAAAAAAATACATTTTTAGATATAGATTATGATCAATTAACTAAAATTGATACACCTGTTGTATTAAAGGAAGTTGAACAACCTATTTTAGAAACAACTAGTATTAATTTTAAACAATTTGATTTAGACTTTGAAAAACCACTTTTGATATATAATTATTATAATGTAGATCCTAAATGGAAATGTGATTTAGATGCAAACAGAGTTTTTTTAATAGAGCCAGGTATATTAATTGATTATCCTATTGGTGAAAAGGCAATGAATTTCACAATTGAGTTGGCAAAAAATATTTCTGGAATTAATTTTTATTTTGGTTCTTTTAACAATTTAGTGAAAGATTTTACAGTAGATAATATTTATTATAAAGAGCATCCTTTGAATAGTCACTATAGAGGGAATATGGATCATAGAGATTGGATTTTTCAAGATGAAAATTATTATTCCTCATTTTTTAAATTTTGGAATTCAAATAAGCAAATACTTGGTTTTTAG
- a CDS encoding DUF3817 domain-containing protein, with protein sequence MTFAQLKYLFRCLAFLEGFSFIVLVFIAMPLKYIGQNEILVKLFGMPHGILFILYVIAVILLKSKMKWNKITTVILLIASVIPFGTFYVDYKYLK encoded by the coding sequence ATGACCTTTGCACAATTAAAATACTTGTTTAGGTGTTTAGCTTTTTTAGAGGGATTCTCTTTTATAGTTTTAGTTTTCATTGCTATGCCATTAAAGTATATTGGGCAAAATGAAATATTAGTTAAACTATTTGGTATGCCGCATGGAATATTATTTATTTTGTATGTAATTGCAGTGATACTATTAAAATCAAAAATGAAGTGGAATAAAATAACTACCGTTATATTACTAATTGCTTCTGTTATTCCATTTGGAACTTTCTACGTTGATTATAAATATTTAAAATAG